In Nitrospirota bacterium, one DNA window encodes the following:
- a CDS encoding nucleotidyltransferase family protein, whose amino-acid sequence MRALLLAAGLGTRLRPLTDTIPKCLVPINGKPLLYYWLAILNDAKVKPILVNLHYFADKVADYIKASEFNSIVQAVYEEELLGTAGTLLKNKDFFEEETLMLVHADNISKFNVSDFIEHHKNRPADCEITMMTFSASTPETCGIVELDEQGVVKAFYEKALNPPGNLANGAVYILEPSIFRFLEGLGKEIIDFSTEVLPHFIGRIYTFHNDLYHRDIGTIESYEQALKDLK is encoded by the coding sequence TTGAGGGCTTTACTGCTTGCTGCGGGTTTAGGAACAAGACTTCGCCCTCTTACAGATACAATACCCAAATGCCTCGTACCAATCAATGGTAAGCCGCTTCTTTATTATTGGCTTGCAATACTCAATGATGCTAAGGTTAAGCCGATACTTGTCAACCTCCACTATTTTGCTGATAAAGTTGCTGATTATATAAAGGCGAGTGAGTTTAATAGCATAGTTCAAGCAGTTTATGAAGAGGAATTGCTCGGTACTGCCGGGACTCTTCTTAAAAATAAAGATTTTTTTGAAGAAGAAACACTGATGCTTGTTCATGCTGACAATATTTCCAAATTTAATGTGAGCGATTTCATAGAGCATCACAAAAATCGTCCTGCTGATTGTGAGATAACTATGATGACTTTTTCTGCTTCAACTCCTGAAACTTGCGGGATTGTTGAATTAGACGAACAGGGAGTAGTAAAGGCTTTCTATGAAAAAGCATTAAATCCCCCGGGTAACTTGGCTAATGGTGCGGTTTACATTCTTGAACCGTCAATTTTTAGATTTCTTGAGGGTTTGGGAAAAGAAATAATTGATTTTAGTACAGAAGTATTGCCTCATTTTATCGGTAGAATATATACATTTCATAATGATTTATATCACAGAGATATTGGGACCATAGAGAGTTATGAACAGGCGTTAAAGGATTTAAAGTGA
- a CDS encoding glycosyltransferase, whose amino-acid sequence MKSPKLTISLPNYNHACFLSEAIESILTQPYKEFELIIVDDGSTDNSVEIIEQFARGDSRIIFLKNKKNMGVEFSLKRILQHTTGEYIHFFSADDRIFPMFYENTMNLLARYPDAGLCCSDFATLDGITGTISEKCFNIVDAPCCFSPSEIICLLKKTHFWISGFHSIVKRTALTEAGGFKPGLKWHCDWFSLHVIAFRHGICYIPEAMAALRVLPNSYSSAGTKRFSEQREVLRNMLDYLKSLEYKDVLLMFQKSNILSIFGKNMLRLMLANPKYVDFLSPRLIWSIFALECRKIVSPYAPEGLKVVYRDIHKMIAKKYFIRKYGSTKLTKQGKFI is encoded by the coding sequence ATGAAATCGCCAAAACTTACAATCAGCCTGCCTAATTATAATCATGCCTGTTTTCTAAGTGAAGCTATTGAATCAATACTGACCCAACCGTATAAAGAATTTGAATTAATTATAGTTGATGATGGCTCAACAGACAATAGTGTTGAAATAATAGAGCAGTTTGCAAGAGGAGATTCCAGAATAATCTTCTTAAAGAATAAAAAAAATATGGGAGTTGAATTTTCCTTGAAACGCATCTTACAGCACACTACAGGTGAATATATTCATTTTTTTTCAGCGGATGATAGGATATTCCCTATGTTCTATGAAAATACGATGAATTTGCTGGCGCGGTATCCAGATGCAGGGCTTTGCTGCTCAGATTTTGCAACTTTAGATGGGATTACAGGAACCATATCTGAGAAATGTTTTAATATAGTTGATGCTCCATGCTGCTTTTCGCCGAGTGAAATTATTTGTTTATTAAAAAAAACACATTTTTGGATATCAGGTTTCCATTCAATCGTAAAACGGACTGCTTTAACTGAAGCTGGCGGCTTTAAGCCGGGATTGAAGTGGCACTGTGATTGGTTTTCTCTGCATGTTATTGCATTCAGACATGGCATTTGTTATATCCCGGAAGCAATGGCTGCTTTAAGAGTGTTGCCAAACTCATATTCATCAGCAGGCACAAAAAGATTCTCAGAACAGCGTGAGGTTTTAAGGAATATGCTTGATTATCTGAAGTCACTGGAGTATAAAGATGTTCTGCTAATGTTTCAGAAAAGCAATATTTTATCTATTTTTGGTAAAAATATGCTTCGCTTAATGCTGGCTAATCCAAAATATGTGGATTTTTTATCACCCCGCCTTATATGGAGTATTTTTGCACTTGAATGCCGCAAGATAGTATCTCCCTATGCACCGGAAGGATTGAAAGTTGTTTATAGAGATATTCATAAAATGATAGCGAAAAAATATTTTATTAGAAAGTATGGTTCAACAAAGTTAACTAAACAAGGTAAATTTATTTGA